One genomic region from Candidatus Tisiphia endosymbiont of Dioctria linearis encodes:
- a CDS encoding penicillin-binding protein activator — protein MSSIKQKFLNITLSFICLVSLFSCQSNKEAIVTPTTKEVVQETLEVAILMPLTGENSTLGRQYNQLIKMGLEDGLKTYVHVTSYDGSNEQQVLAAMDKILARKTKIILGPLYSNLTSLIANKAKTHNIFIITMSNNPVLADQKLFVFGHAPSKQLTKIINYFADNDYKNFIALLPSGRHAQTTNQLIQNILIQKNSTLVRSEFYANIPESIEKAVLTVSNSVDNLNEMEDTETKPVIYLSDDGENLNLLFDSIHKHNLDKKAIIIGDNRINIDYSEPVDIIFTGSLNIVNSNIIERAKNIGINHLSFMHAVAYDLGKITSKYIYTNFTEERFLASLNSTAPYIGISGNIHFIDSIAQREYDIIKREDGLYSTISKSVDGF, from the coding sequence ATGAGCAGTATAAAGCAAAAATTTTTAAATATCACCTTATCATTTATATGTCTTGTCTCTTTATTTTCTTGCCAATCTAATAAAGAGGCTATTGTTACTCCTACAACGAAAGAAGTTGTGCAAGAAACTCTAGAAGTGGCAATTTTAATGCCTCTAACGGGAGAAAATTCTACATTAGGTAGACAATATAACCAATTAATTAAAATGGGTCTAGAAGATGGTTTAAAAACTTATGTCCATGTCACTTCTTATGATGGCTCTAATGAGCAGCAGGTACTTGCTGCAATGGATAAAATATTAGCTCGTAAAACAAAAATTATTCTAGGACCATTATATTCAAACCTTACTTCTCTAATTGCCAATAAAGCTAAAACGCATAACATTTTTATAATTACCATGTCTAATAATCCTGTATTGGCAGACCAGAAACTTTTTGTATTTGGGCATGCTCCGTCAAAGCAGCTTACAAAAATAATTAATTACTTTGCAGATAATGATTATAAAAATTTTATCGCCCTGCTACCTTCAGGGCGTCATGCACAAACAACAAATCAACTTATTCAAAATATATTAATTCAGAAAAATTCTACCTTAGTGCGGAGTGAATTTTATGCTAATATACCAGAATCAATAGAAAAAGCAGTGTTAACTGTCTCAAATAGTGTTGATAATTTAAATGAAATGGAGGATACAGAAACTAAACCTGTAATTTATCTGTCGGATGATGGTGAAAATCTAAATTTGCTTTTTGATAGTATTCATAAGCATAATTTAGATAAAAAAGCAATTATAATAGGTGATAACAGAATAAATATTGATTATTCTGAACCGGTGGATATTATCTTCACTGGTTCATTAAATATTGTAAATAGTAATATAATAGAGAGAGCTAAAAATATAGGCATTAATCATTTATCTTTCATGCACGCTGTGGCTTATGATTTGGGAAAAATAACATCAAAATATATATATACTAACTTTACGGAAGAACGATTTTTAGCATCTTTAAATAGTACAGCTCCATATATTGGTATATCAGGTAATATTCACTTTATCGATTCAATAGCCCAAAGAGAATATGATATAATTAAGAGAGAAGACGGCTTGTATAGCACTATTTCGAAAAGTGTTGACGGCTTTTAA
- a CDS encoding lytic transglycosylase domain-containing protein yields the protein MDAEIAESHKCSKMFPYFEKTHQIPPDTLYSISLKESGKKHTEHKIMVVWPWTVNVEGKGYHFNTKREAIFFVRKQIIQGKENIDVGCMQINLKHHLKAFNSLNQAFDPEQNVAYGAKFLKAKYDQLGSWHKAIAYYHSATHDLGYKYKQDVIKIANNMDLYKNSVNMYSGNYPNNIATTTPTNKRSPSFVSNIRKYKSGIMVALPKAS from the coding sequence ATGGATGCGGAAATTGCTGAATCACATAAATGTTCAAAGATGTTTCCTTACTTCGAAAAAACACACCAAATTCCTCCTGACACCCTATACTCAATATCTTTAAAAGAATCTGGCAAAAAACATACTGAACATAAAATCATGGTGGTTTGGCCTTGGACTGTCAATGTTGAGGGGAAAGGGTATCATTTTAACACTAAAAGAGAAGCGATATTCTTTGTAAGAAAACAAATTATTCAAGGTAAAGAAAATATTGATGTAGGATGCATGCAAATTAACCTAAAACACCATTTAAAGGCGTTTAACTCCTTAAATCAAGCTTTTGATCCTGAGCAAAACGTTGCTTATGGTGCTAAATTCCTCAAAGCTAAATATGATCAGTTAGGTAGTTGGCACAAAGCCATCGCCTATTACCATTCAGCTACTCATGATCTTGGCTATAAATATAAGCAAGATGTTATCAAGATTGCTAACAATATGGACTTGTATAAAAATTCTGTTAATATGTATAGTGGGAATTACCCTAATAATATAGCTACAACGACCCCAACAAATAAACGAAGCCCTTCATTTGTAAGTAATATTAGGAAATATAAGAGTGGTATTATGGTAGCACTACCAAAAGCTAGCTAG
- a CDS encoding methyltransferase domain-containing protein, with the protein MAKCWFFQHAAEDIIERLSIIDKKFLNILDLGGRTGQLTKLLVQNYNYAIIVVTNASNTMLQSFEHNPKLLLDEENLPLETASFDLVTFSLGLHWINDVQNFLSQIKRILKPDGLFIANFIGGNSLKELRMKFIEAEIATNRPHFQHVSPFIHFDHVTPLLQQAGFTEIIVDYENIQLSYNSPLDFIRELKNIGESGALLQNPHNLISKQMLSILSNTTSTFTEQINIISFIASPTKNSIKTCYLLN; encoded by the coding sequence ATCGCTAAATGTTGGTTTTTTCAACATGCAGCAGAAGATATTATTGAACGTTTGAGTATTATTGATAAAAAATTTCTCAATATTCTAGATTTAGGAGGGCGTACTGGTCAATTAACAAAACTATTAGTGCAGAACTATAACTATGCTATAATTGTAGTGACTAATGCATCTAATACTATGTTACAATCCTTTGAGCATAATCCAAAATTGCTACTTGATGAAGAAAATTTACCTCTTGAAACAGCTAGTTTTGATCTAGTAACTTTTTCCTTAGGTTTACATTGGATCAATGATGTACAAAATTTTCTGTCACAAATAAAACGTATTTTAAAACCAGATGGTCTATTTATTGCTAATTTTATCGGTGGTAACAGCCTAAAGGAACTACGAATGAAATTTATCGAAGCTGAAATAGCAACAAATCGCCCTCACTTCCAACATGTTTCCCCTTTTATACATTTTGATCACGTCACACCTTTGTTACAACAAGCAGGATTTACAGAGATTATCGTTGATTATGAAAATATTCAGTTGAGCTATAACAGTCCTTTAGATTTCATTAGAGAGCTAAAGAATATAGGAGAATCTGGGGCATTATTGCAAAACCCTCACAACCTAATATCGAAGCAAATGCTTTCTATTCTAAGTAATACTACGTCGACTTTCACCGAGCAAATTAATATAATTAGTTTCATTGCCTCTCCGACTAAGAATAGCATAAAAACTTGTTACCTCCTAAATTGA
- the lnt gene encoding apolipoprotein N-acyltransferase, translating into MFLSKIFILISGMVSGLVFAPTFFVPGLFFLALLCYQVQIANSWQEASILGFIFGFGHFLVNMYWISIGVTVYIDEFWWAIPLALFGLPVILACFIAITCGLGFLAKNNNLYQFIFCLYWVFFEWVRSWIFTGLPWNLLGYAFSFSDTLIQSSSIIGIYGLSFIVIYISTSFYHLFTKQYNLLKILLVNSLIIFSLITSYGLLMLHNNPSDFSNIKVRLVQPTIPQIAKWDVEEFWKNLNLHIALSEKPGDVDLIIWSEAAMVVPYDYKPIKMKILKMLENKKAILITGGITNNGKQGDDFEIYTSLYALTKEGDKLFEYHKSHLVPFGEYMPLKWILPLKKLTPGLLDYTEGSKQLVSIDQPAITIKPLICYEAIFPNLVQTSNKLSDVIINVTNDTWYGNSSGPYQHLQISRMRSIENGLPMLRTANNGISAVIDPVGRIIQQRTLNEVGYIDSLLPNKLKYETLYSQYGDICALLAIIFILISYILIKNLINKCQFRR; encoded by the coding sequence ATGTTTTTATCCAAAATATTTATACTTATTTCAGGTATGGTTAGCGGTTTAGTTTTTGCTCCAACTTTCTTCGTACCTGGGTTATTTTTCTTGGCACTACTATGTTATCAAGTACAAATTGCTAATAGTTGGCAAGAAGCCTCTATATTAGGCTTTATATTTGGTTTTGGGCATTTTTTAGTCAATATGTACTGGATTAGTATAGGGGTCACTGTTTATATTGATGAATTTTGGTGGGCGATACCATTGGCGTTATTTGGTTTACCAGTTATTCTTGCTTGTTTCATCGCTATAACCTGCGGTTTAGGATTTTTAGCGAAGAATAATAATTTATATCAGTTTATATTTTGCCTTTATTGGGTATTTTTTGAATGGGTAAGATCATGGATATTTACCGGATTGCCGTGGAATTTACTTGGATACGCTTTTTCATTTTCCGATACTCTCATCCAGTCTTCTAGTATTATAGGAATATATGGTTTAAGTTTTATTGTAATATATATATCAACTAGTTTTTATCACCTATTTACTAAACAATATAATCTATTAAAAATATTATTAGTGAATTCATTAATAATATTTTCTCTAATAACTTCCTACGGTTTATTAATGCTACATAACAATCCTAGCGATTTCTCAAATATAAAAGTTCGATTAGTTCAGCCAACTATTCCACAAATTGCTAAATGGGACGTTGAAGAATTTTGGAAAAATTTAAATCTTCATATTGCATTGTCTGAAAAACCAGGTGACGTAGATCTAATTATATGGTCGGAAGCTGCTATGGTAGTACCATATGACTATAAACCAATCAAAATGAAAATATTAAAGATGCTAGAAAATAAAAAGGCAATTTTAATTACTGGTGGTATAACAAATAATGGTAAACAGGGAGATGATTTTGAAATTTATACAAGTTTATACGCTTTAACAAAAGAAGGGGATAAATTATTTGAATATCATAAATCTCATTTAGTGCCATTTGGTGAGTATATGCCTCTTAAATGGATATTACCATTGAAGAAATTAACCCCTGGGTTATTAGATTATACTGAAGGAAGCAAACAATTGGTTAGTATTGACCAACCTGCTATAACCATAAAACCTCTGATTTGTTATGAAGCAATCTTTCCAAATCTCGTTCAAACGAGTAATAAACTTTCAGATGTGATTATTAACGTCACTAATGATACATGGTATGGAAACTCCTCTGGTCCATACCAACATTTACAAATTAGTCGTATGCGTAGTATAGAAAACGGTCTTCCTATGCTTAGAACGGCTAATAATGGTATATCGGCTGTAATAGACCCGGTAGGTAGAATTATTCAACAACGAACTCTCAATGAAGTAGGTTATATAGATAGTTTATTACCAAATAAGCTGAAATATGAAACTTTATACTCCCAATATGGCGATATATGTGCTTTATTAGCAATAATATTTATCCTAATTAGCTACATTTTAATAAAGAATCTTATCAATAAATGTCAATTTAGGAGGTAA